In one Pseudodesulfovibrio tunisiensis genomic region, the following are encoded:
- a CDS encoding MFS transporter: MMNTESKRRMYLFLLVLVVSSTVGFQGWRTLINNFAVDVGGLSGLDMGLVQSVREIPGFLALLAVYVILFVREHRLAAFSVAVLGAGVALAGWLPTTAGLVFTTLIMSFGFHYFETMNQSLTLQYFSHTEAPVVMGRLRSFTALTNIAVGGAIWIMTRHMGFTAMFIALGAIPLLAGLWGLTRNPSDSTLPPQRKKLVFRTRYWLFYALTFMAGARRQIFVAFAVFLLVEKFGYSIQAITILFVVNNVINFVANPLLARAVNRFGERSVLSVEYGSLIVIFLAYAWTDSPVVAGALYVLDNIFFNFSMAVKTFYQKIADPKDIASGMAVGFTINHIAAVFIPFMGGILWMADYRIVFLGGAAMGLISLILSQFVTRQIEHAGNTTRLT, encoded by the coding sequence ATGATGAATACCGAATCCAAGCGCCGGATGTACCTGTTCCTGCTCGTCCTCGTGGTTTCCTCCACTGTCGGGTTTCAGGGCTGGCGCACCCTGATCAACAACTTTGCCGTGGACGTGGGCGGACTTTCCGGGCTGGACATGGGGCTGGTCCAGTCCGTACGCGAGATTCCCGGCTTTCTGGCCCTGCTCGCGGTCTACGTCATCCTGTTCGTTCGCGAACACCGGCTGGCCGCGTTCTCCGTGGCCGTGCTCGGCGCAGGCGTGGCTCTGGCCGGATGGCTGCCCACCACGGCCGGGCTGGTCTTCACCACCCTGATCATGAGTTTCGGGTTCCACTACTTCGAAACCATGAACCAGTCCCTGACCCTCCAGTACTTCAGCCACACCGAGGCCCCGGTGGTCATGGGCCGGCTCAGGTCGTTCACCGCCCTGACCAACATCGCAGTGGGCGGCGCCATCTGGATCATGACCAGACACATGGGCTTCACGGCCATGTTCATCGCTCTGGGCGCAATACCGCTTCTGGCCGGGCTGTGGGGACTGACCCGCAATCCCAGCGACAGCACCCTGCCGCCCCAGCGCAAGAAACTGGTCTTTCGCACCCGGTACTGGCTCTTCTACGCCCTGACCTTCATGGCCGGGGCCAGACGGCAGATTTTCGTGGCATTCGCGGTCTTTCTGCTGGTGGAAAAATTCGGGTATTCCATTCAGGCCATCACCATCCTGTTCGTGGTGAACAACGTGATCAACTTCGTGGCCAACCCCCTGCTGGCCCGAGCCGTGAACCGTTTCGGCGAACGCTCGGTCCTGTCCGTGGAATATGGCAGCCTGATCGTGATCTTCCTTGCCTATGCCTGGACCGACAGCCCTGTCGTGGCCGGGGCGCTCTATGTTCTGGACAACATCTTCTTCAACTTTTCCATGGCCGTGAAGACCTTCTACCAGAAGATCGCGGACCCGAAGGACATTGCCTCGGGCATGGCCGTGGGATTCACCATCAATCACATCGCAGCCGTGTTCATCCCCTTCATGGGCGGAATTCTCTGGATGGCGGATTATCGGATCGTGTTTCTGGGAGGCGCGGCAATGGGCCTCATATCCCTGATTCTTTCCCAATTCGTGACCCGACAGATCGAACATGCCGGAAATACAACGCGGTTGACTTGA
- a CDS encoding chemotaxis protein CheD: MEKDTQGYPKVFLQTGDCYLAVQPTLVNTVLGSCLAVTMHSPKHGIGAICHAFLPDSSDNKRPGVSTIQPCRFVDTALETMLDSMKKLKIPKSDLVVKMFGGASGIAVRGMEYSSYDIGRRNVEMARKLLKFAGLDISVTDVGGNQGRKLLFLSNTGEVWLKRLTKNTFDKESMLTGRR, encoded by the coding sequence ATGGAAAAAGACACCCAAGGTTATCCCAAGGTCTTCTTGCAGACCGGAGACTGCTACCTCGCGGTGCAGCCAACGCTCGTGAACACGGTGCTCGGATCATGTCTGGCCGTGACCATGCACAGCCCCAAGCACGGCATCGGAGCCATCTGCCACGCATTCCTGCCGGACAGCTCGGACAACAAGCGGCCCGGCGTGTCCACCATCCAGCCCTGCCGATTCGTGGACACGGCTCTGGAAACCATGCTCGACAGCATGAAGAAGCTGAAGATTCCCAAGTCCGATCTCGTGGTGAAGATGTTCGGCGGCGCATCCGGCATTGCAGTGCGCGGCATGGAGTACAGCTCCTACGACATCGGCCGCCGCAACGTGGAGATGGCGCGCAAGCTGCTCAAGTTCGCGGGGCTGGATATCTCGGTGACCGACGTGGGCGGCAATCAGGGCCGCAAGCTCCTGTTCCTGAGCAACACGGGCGAAGTCTGGCTCAAGCGCTTGACCAAGAACACCTTTGACAAGGAATCCATGCTGACCGGAAGGAGATGA
- the budA gene encoding acetolactate decarboxylase, translating into MHKRFRLSGPVLCLTLLFTLCLAGPAPAGNGLYQYSTIDALLAGLYDGDLTVRDLKFHGDFGLGTFNGLDGEMVVLEGQCYHVTAGGKAVTPSDQALTPFAVVTFFEEDVILKLGRIRSLDELNKAVLAALPSRNTFCAIRIDGRFSRIKARAIPRQNPPYQPLAELVKQQVVVKFTGRGTLVGFYSPAFVRGVNVPGFHWHFLTEDRTGGGHVLDAALNNEVARIDELREFSVQLPNSPGFDRLDLSGDRSRELHKVEKDPEGKTAK; encoded by the coding sequence ATGCACAAACGTTTCCGGCTCTCCGGTCCAGTCCTCTGCCTGACCCTGCTCTTCACCCTCTGCCTTGCCGGACCAGCCCCTGCCGGAAACGGGCTGTACCAGTACTCCACCATCGACGCGCTGCTCGCCGGGCTGTACGACGGCGACCTCACCGTGCGCGATCTCAAGTTTCACGGGGATTTCGGTCTGGGCACCTTCAACGGTCTTGACGGCGAGATGGTCGTTCTGGAAGGCCAGTGCTACCACGTCACGGCCGGAGGCAAGGCGGTCACCCCCTCGGATCAGGCCCTGACCCCGTTCGCCGTGGTCACGTTCTTCGAGGAGGACGTGATCCTCAAGCTCGGCAGAATCCGGTCGCTGGACGAATTGAACAAGGCCGTGCTTGCGGCCCTGCCCTCACGCAACACGTTCTGCGCCATCCGCATCGACGGCCGCTTCTCCCGGATCAAGGCCCGGGCCATTCCCCGGCAGAATCCGCCCTACCAGCCGCTTGCCGAACTCGTGAAGCAGCAGGTGGTGGTCAAGTTCACGGGCCGGGGCACGCTGGTGGGCTTCTATTCCCCGGCGTTCGTGCGCGGGGTGAACGTGCCCGGCTTCCACTGGCATTTCCTGACCGAGGACCGCACCGGCGGCGGCCATGTTCTGGATGCGGCCCTGAACAACGAGGTGGCCCGCATCGACGAACTGCGCGAATTTTCCGTCCAGCTCCCGAACAGCCCCGGGTTCGACAGGCTCGATCTGTCCGGCGACAGAAGCCGCGAACTGCACAAGGTGGAGAAGGACCCTGAAGGCAAGACCGCAAAATGA
- a CDS encoding Hpt domain-containing protein, producing MTTSETVCVDPELAPIMPRYLELCRANLRTLLDAVRHGDHETVRLLGHKLKGSGASYGLNRISELGAALEIAGREERPGQAGQLAAEAEHYLNTIRIIYE from the coding sequence ATGACGACTTCCGAAACCGTTTGCGTGGACCCGGAGCTTGCGCCCATCATGCCCCGATATCTGGAACTCTGCCGGGCCAACCTGCGCACCCTGCTCGATGCGGTGCGGCATGGTGATCATGAAACCGTGCGCCTGCTGGGCCACAAGCTCAAGGGCTCGGGCGCATCATACGGCCTGAACCGGATTTCGGAACTGGGTGCCGCGCTGGAAATCGCGGGCCGGGAAGAACGGCCCGGGCAGGCCGGGCAACTGGCTGCCGAAGCCGAGCACTACCTGAACACGATCCGCATCATCTACGAATAG
- a CDS encoding glycosyltransferase, which yields MNILMLAINDPAGTAIQFCRALNRHTNHSARLATLETRYTHSWRADLHVPDLGPDGLDELGELMAGADVFHFHMTCDEYVRFGPFTPADYIDGKAVVHHHHGHHDFRSNPESFRVRYRALGRTNLLVSTPDLLRLLPEAMWLPNPVPVNDPLLLPLPGRFDTPGPLRVCHSPTRKDLKNTDEFLGVVDELNRDGQRLDLDLIDDVPNTECLRRKRQCHVCFDHMQGYYGVSSLEGLSQGLAVIAGLDDWNRGHMAEFAGTDDLPWVIARNAEELAGRLRELAADRELCREIGLRSREFMENRWSDKIVATRLNRFYERLS from the coding sequence GTGAACATCCTGATGCTGGCCATCAACGACCCGGCGGGCACGGCCATTCAATTCTGCCGCGCCCTGAACCGCCACACGAATCATTCCGCCCGACTCGCCACGCTGGAAACCCGCTACACCCATTCATGGCGAGCCGACCTGCACGTCCCGGACCTCGGCCCGGACGGACTGGACGAACTCGGCGAACTCATGGCCGGGGCCGACGTGTTCCATTTCCACATGACCTGCGACGAATACGTGCGCTTCGGCCCGTTCACACCGGCCGACTACATCGATGGCAAGGCCGTGGTGCATCACCATCACGGGCATCACGACTTCCGCTCCAACCCGGAATCCTTTCGCGTGCGATATCGTGCGCTGGGCCGCACCAATCTGCTGGTCAGCACGCCGGACCTGCTCCGGCTCCTGCCCGAGGCCATGTGGCTGCCCAATCCCGTGCCCGTGAACGATCCCCTGCTGCTTCCCCTGCCGGGCAGGTTCGACACGCCCGGTCCGCTCCGGGTCTGTCATTCGCCCACGCGCAAGGACCTCAAGAACACCGACGAATTTCTGGGCGTGGTCGACGAACTGAACAGGGACGGCCAGCGGCTGGACCTCGACCTGATCGACGACGTGCCCAACACCGAATGTCTGCGCCGCAAGCGCCAGTGCCACGTGTGCTTCGACCACATGCAGGGATATTACGGGGTGAGCAGTCTGGAAGGGCTGTCGCAGGGACTGGCCGTGATCGCCGGTCTGGATGACTGGAACCGGGGCCACATGGCGGAATTCGCCGGAACCGACGACCTGCCGTGGGTGATCGCCCGCAACGCCGAGGAACTGGCCGGACGTCTTCGCGAACTGGCTGCCGACCGGGAGCTGTGCCGGGAAATCGGCCTGCGTTCCCGAGAATTCATGGAAAACCGCTGGTCCGACAAAATCGTGGCGACCCGGCTGAACCGGTTCTACGAACGACTGTCCTGA
- a CDS encoding methyl-accepting chemotaxis protein, translating into MSFKNLSLRYKIGLSVCLAVALILTVYTVIVVSKTRSIAVQSAEEIAEEMANRYGNEVKNNIEKALNASKGLASAFEGMVSNREIIDRKVVDEMQKAITLSDPTFFGTQSCFEPDALDGRDAEYAARDDFWKHMGGAYGNYWWREGGTLKVENLAQYDYPNTRAWYKDPRDTNGPILTEPYWTDVAKTNMATVSVPIRENGKFIGIVGIDFTLSAFQAMVDGIKPMGTGYAFIASNKGYCVAHPNNTVVGKNITDTFAPEMRAPISDAIRQGKTYQAFMTSTLDGTEYLYLFSPILISGTSTPWTIGIAIPRTTIFADADAFLYLSVGLTVGALLIVIFIVFLIARSITLPLVKSVAFAEEIAAGHLNASLDIDQKDEVGQLARTLSDMGANLMQVVGEVRTVTDHVAAGAGELSSTSQTLSQGATEQAASIEEVSSSMEEMASNISQNAENAAQTQKLARDAAASAEEGGNAVSEAVTAMREIADKISIIEEIARQTNLLALNAAIEAARAGEHGKGFAVVAAEVRKLAERSGVAAGEISELAGSSVDVADRAGELLARLVPDIRRTAELVEEITAASNEQNSGATQINSAIQQLDSVVQQNASASEEMSSTSEELSSQASTLQDTVAFFRLDDAGSGYVQRVTPAGSKPKALAAPKPKAKPARDSGVDIGLSSDDEDFERF; encoded by the coding sequence ATGTCTTTCAAGAACCTGTCCCTACGGTACAAGATCGGGCTCAGCGTCTGCCTGGCCGTGGCCCTGATCCTGACCGTGTACACGGTGATCGTGGTTTCAAAAACCCGATCGATCGCCGTGCAGTCCGCCGAGGAAATCGCCGAGGAAATGGCGAACCGGTATGGCAATGAAGTCAAGAACAACATTGAAAAGGCCCTGAACGCAAGCAAGGGGCTGGCCTCGGCCTTCGAGGGCATGGTCTCGAACCGGGAGATCATCGACAGAAAGGTCGTGGACGAGATGCAGAAAGCGATCACGCTTTCCGACCCCACCTTTTTCGGGACCCAGTCCTGCTTCGAACCCGACGCCCTTGACGGCAGGGATGCGGAATACGCTGCCAGGGATGATTTCTGGAAGCACATGGGCGGGGCCTACGGCAACTACTGGTGGCGCGAGGGCGGCACCCTCAAGGTGGAGAATCTGGCCCAGTACGACTACCCCAATACGCGCGCATGGTACAAGGATCCGAGGGACACAAACGGCCCGATCCTGACCGAACCCTACTGGACCGACGTGGCCAAGACCAACATGGCCACGGTCAGCGTGCCCATTCGGGAAAACGGCAAGTTCATCGGCATCGTGGGCATCGACTTCACCCTGTCCGCTTTTCAGGCCATGGTGGACGGCATCAAGCCCATGGGTACGGGCTATGCCTTCATCGCCTCGAACAAGGGCTACTGCGTGGCGCATCCCAACAATACGGTCGTGGGCAAGAACATCACGGACACCTTTGCCCCGGAAATGCGCGCCCCGATCTCCGACGCCATCCGGCAGGGCAAGACATATCAGGCCTTCATGACCTCCACGCTGGACGGGACCGAGTATCTCTATCTGTTCTCGCCGATCCTGATCAGCGGGACCAGCACGCCGTGGACCATCGGCATTGCCATTCCCCGGACCACGATCTTTGCGGATGCGGATGCCTTCCTCTACCTGAGCGTCGGCCTGACCGTAGGCGCCCTGCTCATCGTCATTTTCATCGTGTTCCTGATCGCCCGCAGCATCACCCTGCCGCTGGTCAAGAGCGTGGCCTTTGCCGAGGAGATTGCGGCCGGGCACCTGAACGCGTCCCTGGACATCGACCAGAAGGACGAAGTGGGGCAACTCGCCAGAACCCTGTCCGACATGGGCGCGAACCTGATGCAGGTCGTGGGCGAGGTGCGCACGGTCACGGACCATGTGGCTGCCGGAGCGGGCGAACTTTCGTCCACGTCCCAGACACTCTCGCAGGGCGCGACCGAACAGGCCGCCTCCATTGAGGAAGTCTCTTCAAGCATGGAGGAAATGGCCTCCAACATCAGCCAGAACGCGGAAAATGCGGCCCAGACCCAGAAGCTGGCCCGAGACGCTGCGGCCAGCGCCGAGGAAGGCGGCAATGCCGTGTCCGAAGCCGTGACCGCCATGCGCGAAATCGCGGACAAGATTTCCATTATCGAGGAAATCGCGCGCCAGACCAACCTGCTGGCCCTGAATGCGGCCATCGAGGCTGCGCGGGCCGGAGAGCACGGCAAGGGATTTGCCGTGGTTGCCGCGGAAGTGCGCAAGCTGGCCGAACGCTCGGGCGTGGCCGCAGGCGAGATCAGCGAGCTGGCCGGAAGCAGCGTGGACGTGGCGGACCGGGCCGGAGAACTTCTGGCCAGACTGGTTCCGGACATCCGCCGCACAGCCGAGCTGGTGGAGGAAATCACCGCAGCCAGCAACGAACAGAATTCCGGCGCGACCCAGATCAACAGCGCGATCCAGCAGCTCGACTCCGTGGTGCAGCAGAACGCTTCGGCCTCGGAAGAGATGTCCTCCACCTCCGAGGAGCTCTCGTCCCAGGCATCCACGCTTCAGGACACCGTGGCCTTCTTCCGTCTGGACGATGCTGGCAGCGGCTATGTCCAGCGGGTGACCCCGGCAGGCAGCAAGCCCAAGGCCCTTGCCGCTCCCAAGCCCAAGGCCAAGCCCGCCAGGGACAGCGGTGTGGACATCGGCCTGTCTTCGGACGACGAGGACTTCGAACGGTTCTAG
- the uvrA gene encoding excinuclease ABC subunit UvrA — MTNTRARKAIHIEGARHHNLKNLTLDIPRDELVVVCGPSGSGKSTLAFDIVYAEGQRRYVESLSAYARQFLPQMDKPQVDKVEGLSPAISLEQQTATRNPRSTVGTVTEVYDFLRVFYARLGRFHCPECGRPIEAQTTDEIVNTILDMEPGTKFMVLAPLVDHQKGTHKDLLAKLRKEGFVRVRVDGAMHTLDDVPELEKNRKHVIDLVVDRLVIKADIRKRLADSVELALEKGDERLILSVVGGGNPGDTFMSTLSTCPSCKISMPRLTPQLFSFNSPQGACPHCNGIGAEEYFEPDLVAPNKGLSLNEGGIIPWKSAYRQNQYGPVLTGLGRKHGFTLDTPLGEFSEAAWEALFHGDAECKWTGVIAILEYGLQQSGVWDHWLNRFRQSRPCPVCHGARLRPESLAVRVGDRNIFEFVSMSIERALEWLEQQEFSGHENLIAEPLLKELTFKLGFMVNVGLEYLSLGRNMATLSGGEAQRIRLASQLGSGLVGVTYVLDEPSIGLHPRDNERLLRTLRSLQTRGNTVLVVEHDEPTIRHADHVIEMGPNSGMLGGEVVFQGPVSELLKADSLTGKYLRGDMHIEIPTERRKPTGSISLRGVTTNNLKNLDVDIPLGVMTCVTGVSGSGKSSLVMDSLYKHLLLHQGVKADSPGRIAGIEGVDLVEKVISIDQTPIGRTPRSNPATYTKIFDEIRKIFAGSREARKRGYQPGRFSFNVKGGRCEACKGDGQIRVEMHFLPDVYVTCEACKGMRYNAQTLEVSYRDKNIADVLDMTVRQAKKFFENHPALLRRLEVLEQVGLEYLRLGQPATTLSGGEAQRIKISRELGKRRLPGALYILDEPTTGLHMHEVGKLIRVLHQLVDKGATVIVIEHNTDVILSSDHVIDLGPGGGESGGTIVASGTPEQIMANPDSVTGRFLE, encoded by the coding sequence ATGACCAACACCCGAGCCCGAAAGGCCATTCACATAGAGGGCGCCAGACACCACAACCTCAAGAATCTGACTCTGGACATTCCCAGAGACGAACTTGTCGTGGTGTGCGGGCCGTCCGGTTCCGGCAAATCCACCCTTGCGTTCGACATCGTGTACGCCGAGGGCCAGCGTCGCTACGTGGAATCCCTGTCCGCCTATGCGCGCCAGTTTCTGCCCCAGATGGACAAGCCGCAGGTGGACAAGGTGGAGGGGCTGTCCCCGGCCATTTCCCTTGAACAGCAGACCGCCACGCGCAACCCGCGTTCCACCGTGGGCACAGTGACCGAGGTCTACGACTTTCTGCGCGTGTTCTACGCCCGTCTGGGCAGATTCCACTGTCCGGAATGCGGCAGGCCCATCGAGGCCCAGACCACGGACGAGATCGTGAACACGATTCTGGACATGGAGCCGGGCACGAAGTTCATGGTTCTGGCTCCGCTCGTGGATCACCAGAAGGGCACGCACAAGGACCTGCTGGCCAAGCTGCGCAAGGAAGGGTTCGTGCGCGTGCGCGTGGACGGAGCCATGCACACGCTGGATGACGTGCCCGAGCTGGAAAAGAACAGGAAGCATGTCATCGATCTGGTGGTGGACCGTCTGGTGATCAAGGCCGACATCCGCAAGCGGCTGGCCGATTCCGTGGAACTGGCGCTGGAAAAGGGCGACGAGCGCCTCATCCTGTCCGTGGTGGGCGGGGGCAATCCGGGCGACACGTTCATGTCCACCCTGTCCACATGCCCGTCGTGCAAGATTTCCATGCCTCGGCTCACGCCTCAGCTCTTTTCCTTCAACTCGCCTCAGGGTGCGTGTCCGCACTGCAACGGCATCGGGGCCGAGGAATATTTCGAACCGGACCTTGTCGCGCCCAACAAGGGGTTGTCCCTGAACGAGGGCGGCATCATTCCGTGGAAGTCGGCATACCGCCAGAACCAGTACGGTCCGGTGCTGACCGGACTGGGCAGGAAGCATGGCTTCACCCTGGACACGCCGTTGGGCGAGTTTTCGGAAGCTGCGTGGGAAGCCCTGTTTCACGGAGATGCGGAATGCAAGTGGACCGGTGTCATCGCGATTCTGGAATACGGCCTGCAACAGTCCGGGGTCTGGGATCACTGGCTGAACCGGTTTCGCCAGAGTCGTCCCTGTCCGGTCTGCCACGGAGCGCGGCTCCGGCCCGAATCCCTTGCCGTGCGCGTGGGCGACAGAAACATTTTCGAATTCGTGTCCATGTCCATTGAACGGGCTCTGGAGTGGCTGGAACAGCAGGAATTTTCCGGGCACGAGAACCTGATTGCCGAGCCGCTGCTCAAGGAACTGACCTTCAAGCTCGGATTCATGGTCAACGTGGGACTGGAATATCTGAGTCTGGGTCGGAACATGGCCACCCTGTCCGGTGGCGAGGCCCAGCGCATCCGGCTCGCGTCCCAGCTCGGCTCCGGGCTGGTGGGCGTGACATACGTGCTGGACGAGCCTTCCATCGGCCTGCATCCGCGTGACAACGAACGGCTTCTGCGCACCTTGCGTTCGCTCCAGACCCGGGGCAACACCGTGCTTGTGGTGGAGCACGACGAACCCACCATCCGCCATGCGGACCATGTCATCGAGATGGGGCCGAATTCCGGCATGCTGGGCGGCGAGGTCGTGTTTCAGGGGCCGGTGTCCGAACTGCTCAAGGCGGATTCCCTGACCGGCAAATACCTGCGTGGAGACATGCACATCGAGATTCCCACGGAGCGGCGCAAACCCACGGGGAGTATTTCGCTCAGGGGCGTGACCACCAACAACCTCAAGAATCTGGACGTGGACATTCCGCTCGGCGTGATGACCTGCGTGACCGGAGTGTCCGGTTCGGGCAAGAGTTCGCTGGTCATGGATTCCCTGTACAAGCATCTGTTGCTGCATCAGGGCGTGAAGGCGGATTCCCCGGGCCGCATCGCCGGCATCGAGGGCGTTGATCTGGTGGAAAAGGTCATTTCCATCGACCAGACGCCCATCGGCCGCACGCCGCGTTCCAATCCGGCCACGTATACCAAGATATTCGACGAAATACGCAAGATCTTTGCCGGGTCCAGGGAAGCGCGCAAGCGCGGATATCAGCCGGGCCGGTTCAGCTTCAATGTCAAGGGCGGCCGATGCGAGGCGTGCAAGGGCGATGGCCAGATTCGCGTGGAGATGCATTTTCTGCCCGACGTGTACGTGACCTGCGAGGCGTGCAAGGGCATGCGCTACAACGCCCAGACCCTGGAAGTGAGCTACCGGGACAAAAACATCGCGGACGTGCTGGACATGACCGTGCGTCAGGCCAAGAAGTTCTTCGAGAACCATCCGGCCCTGCTGCGGCGGCTGGAAGTGCTGGAACAGGTCGGGCTGGAATATCTCCGGCTGGGCCAGCCCGCCACCACGCTGTCCGGAGGCGAGGCCCAGCGCATCAAGATTTCCCGCGAGCTGGGCAAGCGCCGCCTGCCCGGTGCGCTCTACATTCTGGACGAGCCCACCACCGGACTGCACATGCACGAGGTGGGCAAGCTCATCCGCGTGCTGCACCAGCTCGTGGACAAGGGCGCAACCGTGATCGTCATCGAGCACAACACGGACGTGATCCTGTCCTCGGACCATGTCATCGATCTTGGCCCGGGCGGCGGGGAGAGCGGCGGCACCATCGTGGCCTCGGGCACGCCCGAACAGATCATGGCCAACCCGGATTCCGTGACCGGAAGGTTTCTGGAATAG
- a CDS encoding TetR/AcrR family transcriptional regulator translates to MTKKELILVAAQKLFARHGYPGTTVKMVAEEAGVASGLVFHYFESKENLFMSAGSQLVDIMLDYLRDRTANEPDGCAALGAFVRAYLDFTLEYSDTFPTLIRCSPFSDDNPGLDRQKIGDKFQELINHIEELLRRGMEDGSIVRAPVAQTAYIVYANIVGAVRTKFLTPYKAPGLYEEAATFVIRSVCTGNQAGEAGQDKDNTLVS, encoded by the coding sequence ATGACCAAGAAGGAACTGATTCTCGTTGCCGCGCAGAAGCTCTTTGCCCGCCACGGCTACCCCGGTACCACCGTGAAGATGGTGGCCGAGGAGGCCGGAGTTGCCTCGGGGCTGGTGTTTCACTATTTCGAGAGCAAGGAGAATCTGTTCATGAGCGCGGGCAGCCAGCTGGTGGACATCATGCTCGACTACCTGCGGGACCGTACCGCCAACGAGCCGGACGGATGCGCGGCATTGGGCGCGTTCGTCAGGGCCTATCTGGATTTCACGCTGGAATATTCCGACACCTTTCCCACCCTGATCCGCTGTTCCCCGTTCAGCGATGACAATCCCGGACTGGATCGCCAGAAGATCGGGGACAAGTTTCAGGAACTCATCAATCATATCGAGGAACTGCTGCGTCGAGGCATGGAGGACGGTTCCATTGTCCGGGCTCCGGTGGCCCAGACCGCCTACATCGTGTACGCCAACATCGTGGGCGCGGTGCGCACCAAGTTTCTGACTCCGTACAAGGCCCCGGGCCTGTACGAGGAGGCCGCGACCTTCGTCATTCGCAGCGTCTGCACGGGCAATCAAGCTGGCGAAGCCGGACAGGACAAAGACAACACCTTGGTTTCCTGA
- a CDS encoding glycosyltransferase, with translation MNIAFVNSTHKWGGVKTWCLDMGKAMRNQGHEIWIYGRPGPFVDKAEELGLHAQAVSFGPDLHPGLIFRFFREFRRNRIDLVVVNISKDLRSAGIAARLLDIPMVQHLGAPGDVANRFKTRITQRLLAPKLMACSEFVRHQLKNAVPLFASCDFKAIHPGVEIGAAPHPPGNPRTIIATTQLEKNRGHEDLLNALALAKNAGLSFHCIIAGTGNYETTLQKKADLLGLTKEMEWTGFVSNIRSLLKRADLFVLPTYVEGLGIALEEAMAEGLVPIARRAGGPPEIWPETMPHLLVNPTPGPEGILAALEHLLALPDDELMHLKQQAQSKARQAFPIDRQARIFLEWAIQKSC, from the coding sequence ATGAACATAGCTTTCGTGAATTCCACCCACAAATGGGGCGGGGTCAAAACCTGGTGTCTGGACATGGGAAAGGCCATGCGCAATCAGGGACACGAAATCTGGATTTACGGCCGCCCCGGCCCGTTCGTGGACAAGGCGGAAGAACTCGGACTGCACGCTCAGGCAGTCTCCTTCGGCCCGGACTTGCATCCCGGACTGATATTCCGATTTTTCCGCGAATTCCGAAGGAATAGAATTGATCTGGTTGTGGTCAACATTTCCAAGGACCTGCGCAGTGCAGGAATCGCGGCCCGGCTACTCGACATTCCCATGGTGCAACACCTGGGAGCTCCCGGCGATGTGGCAAACCGCTTCAAGACCCGCATCACGCAACGGCTCCTCGCACCAAAGCTCATGGCATGCAGCGAATTCGTCCGGCACCAGCTCAAAAACGCGGTTCCCCTGTTCGCCTCCTGTGACTTCAAGGCGATCCACCCCGGCGTGGAAATCGGAGCAGCCCCTCACCCACCGGGAAACCCGAGAACCATAATAGCCACAACACAGCTTGAAAAAAATCGTGGACATGAGGATTTGCTGAACGCCCTTGCTCTTGCCAAAAATGCTGGCCTCTCTTTCCACTGCATAATTGCTGGCACTGGTAATTATGAAACAACTCTTCAAAAGAAAGCGGATCTGCTGGGACTGACGAAAGAGATGGAATGGACCGGTTTTGTCTCCAATATCCGAAGTCTACTCAAACGTGCTGATCTTTTCGTGCTTCCCACCTACGTGGAAGGATTGGGAATAGCCCTGGAAGAAGCCATGGCCGAAGGGCTTGTCCCGATAGCCAGACGAGCCGGAGGCCCTCCGGAAATCTGGCCGGAAACCATGCCCCATCTGCTGGTGAACCCGACTCCCGGCCCAGAGGGCATTCTTGCGGCCCTTGAACACCTGCTTGCACTGCCCGACGACGAACTCATGCACCTGAAGCAACAGGCACAGTCCAAGGCAAGGCAGGCGTTCCCCATTGACAGGCAGGCACGAATCTTTCTGGAATGGGCAATCCAAAAATCCTGCTGA